The following coding sequences are from one Nicotiana tomentosiformis chromosome 3, ASM39032v3, whole genome shotgun sequence window:
- the LOC138908163 gene encoding uncharacterized protein has product MHDFDLECSISNSSTIAGSSDYHMSNVVQLSSNCITIREVSGTMKLIDRPTSPTIVEYESIIITEHTPNVIEVGQVYQDKQIIVSAMKHYSVMNTTASYVLGTIVYGTLSPPANELALFKVPKFNSLHTCSLMDNTYIQRKPTAMVVSSMVMPKHADPKTIYTPKYMQTDILSDHGVNLTYMQAWRIKEKALEFLRGHHADSYSRLPNYFTSINGWEYCRPVVVVDGTFLKSVYREIMLIASTMDATGSILPLTYAVVDSENDASWRWFSEQFKYAYGKKPNMCVVSDQNESILKATSTIYTGMPYYACMWHIWTNVRSKFKKGHLKLSELYFAMTRSYTLDEFNERMSKIEEIDTRVKAYLYNIGYHRWSRVHATVNKTWTMTSNIVESLNAVTKDARELPVVEQLEYIRTVLERWTNEKLLNTKGTFTYLWKKYNKELEDNKILSQKMRVRDSTDHIHTVIDGVKRFIVCLQNKRCSCGQF; this is encoded by the exons TGGTACAATTGTCAAGCAATTGTATCACAATTAGAGAAGTATCAGGAACAATGAAGTTGATTGATAGGCCAACATCTCCGACAATTGTGGAATATGAAAGTATCATCATAACAGAACATACGCCAAATGTTATTGAAGTAGGCCAAGTTTACCAAGACAAGCAAATAATTGTCAGTGCAATGAAGCACTATTCTGTCATGAATA CTACTGCCTCGTATGTGTTGGGGACAATTGTATATGGCACTTTAAGTCCACCAGCAAACGAATTGGCATTGTTCAAGGTTCCAAAATTCAACAGCTTGCACACATGCTCTTTGATGGACAACACATACATACAACGCAAACCTACTGCCATGGTAGTtagcagcatggtgatgccaaaacATGCGGATCCTAAGACAATATATACACCAAAATATATGCAAACTGATATATTGTCGGATCATGGTGTGAACTTAACATACATGCAAGCTTGGAGAATAAAGGAAAAGGCTTTGGAATTTTTGAGAGGTCATCATGCTGATTCCTACAGTCGCTTGCCGAATTATTT TACGTCCATCAATGGTTGGGAGTATTGTAGGCCAGTTGTAGTAGTTGATGGAACCTTCTTGAAATCGGTATATAGGGAAATTATGTTAATAGCTAGCACAATGGATGCAACAG GTAGCATATTACCACTGACATACGCTGTTGTTGATTCAGAAAATGACGCATCATGGAGGTGGTTTTCTGAGCAATTCAAATATGCATATGGTAAAAAACCAAATATGTGTGTTGTTTCGGACCAGAATGAGAGTATCTTGAAGGCAACATCTACTATTTATACCGGCATGCCATATTATGCTTGCATGTGGCATATTTGGACAAATGTAAGGTCAAAGTTCAAGAAGGGTCATTTAAAGTTAAGCGAATTGTACTTTGCCATGACACGATCATACACTCTTGATGAATTTAATGAAAGAATGTCAAAGATTGAAGAGATTGACACGCGTGTTAAAGCATACCTATACAATATTGGCTATCACAGATGGTCTCGGGTACATGCTACGGTGAACAAAACATGGACGATGACATCAAACATTGTAGAGTCATTGAATGCGGTAACAAAAGATGCAAGAGAGCTGCCCGTAGTAGAACAATTAGAGTACATAAGGACTGTTCTTGAACGTTGGACTAATGAAAAGTTATTGAATACAAAGGGTACGTTCACATACCTTTggaaaaaatacaacaaagagtTGGAGGACAACAAGATATTATCACAGAAGATGAGA GTGAGGGATTCCACAGATCACATCCATACTGTGATAGATGGTGTGAAGCGCTTCATTGTTTGCCTTCAAAATAAGAGATGTAGTTGTGGACAATTCTAG